One window from the genome of Lentibacillus daqui encodes:
- a CDS encoding VOC family protein, translated as MKKLVPHIRIKNCKEAVNYYHQAFGGEIKNVQTSDGMEMFKGHEGKYIHAELHINDGCIIYFADVFDNQIENGNNILLGPDLESEEEITRIYNFLANDGEVQMELQDTFWGAKHAIVIDKYGVSWELNYTK; from the coding sequence ATGAAAAAACTTGTACCACATATTCGAATTAAAAATTGCAAAGAAGCTGTAAACTATTATCACCAAGCCTTTGGTGGGGAAATCAAAAATGTGCAAACATCGGACGGAATGGAAATGTTCAAAGGGCATGAGGGCAAATATATCCATGCTGAGTTGCATATTAATGATGGCTGTATCATTTATTTTGCAGATGTGTTTGACAATCAAATCGAAAATGGAAACAACATCTTACTTGGTCCAGACCTTGAAAGCGAGGAAGAGATAACCCGGATCTACAACTTTCTTGCCAATGATGGTGAGGTGCAGATGGAATTACAGGATACATTCTGGGGTGCCAAGCATGCGATCGTTATTGATAAATATGGAGTTTCATGGGAGCTTAACTATACGAAATAG
- the nagZ gene encoding beta-N-acetylhexosaminidase, with the protein MAKKLGLGLIIFIIIIVGGYLLVHQMNANNRESNSATSSQKAKMSSNHKAPSKTDQKTKKMIENMSLDEKIGQMIIAGVDGTQADQQAKALISNDKVGGIILYANNMESPEQTLQLVNDLKAQNKGNRMPLFLGVDQEGGDVSRLPGELTPIPNNGQIGKRNDKEYARSIGVTLGKQVQAFGFNMDFAPVMDVNSNPDNPVIGDRSFGDNPEIVSSLGIQTMQGIQSEGIIPVIKHFPGHGDTSEDSHVQLPKVDKNIHQLQQTELPPFENAMEQGADAVMVAHILLPKLDADYPASMSKKVIQGVLRDQLHGDGVVMTDDMTMGAIMDNFAIGEAAVKAVQAGSDIVMVAHDEENVMQAVKALKDAVDNGDLSEKRINESVERIIKLKRKYRITDEQVESASVDKLLKQK; encoded by the coding sequence ATGGCTAAGAAACTTGGATTGGGATTGATCATCTTTATAATTATTATTGTGGGAGGTTACCTTTTAGTGCATCAAATGAACGCAAATAACAGGGAGTCAAATTCTGCCACCTCATCGCAAAAAGCGAAAATGTCTTCCAATCACAAAGCACCTTCAAAAACTGATCAGAAAACAAAAAAAATGATTGAAAATATGTCACTCGACGAAAAAATTGGCCAAATGATTATTGCTGGCGTGGATGGTACGCAGGCTGATCAGCAGGCCAAAGCGCTCATCAGCAATGATAAAGTTGGCGGCATCATTTTGTATGCCAATAATATGGAAAGTCCCGAACAAACACTACAATTGGTAAATGACCTGAAAGCGCAAAATAAAGGAAATCGCATGCCATTATTTTTAGGGGTTGACCAGGAAGGTGGCGATGTGTCCAGGTTGCCTGGCGAATTGACGCCGATCCCGAATAATGGTCAGATTGGCAAGCGAAATGATAAAGAATATGCTCGGTCCATAGGTGTGACTTTGGGCAAACAAGTGCAGGCCTTTGGATTTAATATGGATTTTGCCCCGGTGATGGATGTGAATAGTAATCCGGATAATCCGGTCATCGGCGATCGGTCATTCGGCGATAATCCGGAAATCGTAAGCAGCCTGGGTATTCAAACAATGCAGGGGATCCAGTCGGAAGGAATTATCCCGGTTATCAAACATTTTCCCGGTCATGGGGATACATCTGAGGATTCTCATGTACAACTGCCAAAAGTAGACAAAAATATCCATCAGTTACAGCAGACAGAGTTGCCTCCTTTTGAAAATGCGATGGAGCAGGGAGCGGATGCTGTGATGGTGGCACATATCCTACTGCCAAAATTGGATGCGGACTACCCAGCCTCGATGTCCAAGAAGGTGATTCAAGGAGTTCTGCGAGACCAATTACATGGTGATGGTGTGGTGATGACTGATGATATGACAATGGGGGCTATTATGGATAACTTTGCGATTGGAGAGGCAGCGGTGAAAGCCGTTCAAGCGGGAAGTGATATTGTGATGGTGGCTCATGATGAGGAAAATGTTATGCAAGCGGTAAAAGCATTAAAAGATGCAGTCGATAACGGAGATTTATCCGAGAAAAGAATTAATGAGAGTGTAGAACGGATTATCAAGCTTAAAAGAAAATATCGTATCACGGATGAACAAGTAGAATCGGCTTCAGTAGACAAATTATTAAAACAAAAATAA
- a CDS encoding ASCH domain-containing protein: MTKNQTWPEKFDIHKLVTIPEDIEKLIKGEKTSVRRNDRYADPGDTTKLDGHTFIIENVYPQKLKDVTEEDAKDEGYQSLEAYKQAITSIHEAVVWDPEMEVWVHELKRQ; the protein is encoded by the coding sequence ATGACTAAAAACCAGACATGGCCGGAAAAGTTTGATATTCATAAACTGGTAACCATTCCAGAGGACATTGAAAAATTGATTAAGGGTGAGAAAACTTCTGTACGCCGGAATGACCGCTATGCCGACCCCGGTGATACTACCAAGCTTGATGGGCACACATTTATAATAGAAAATGTCTACCCGCAAAAATTGAAAGACGTGACCGAAGAAGATGCGAAAGACGAAGGATACCAAAGTCTTGAAGCATACAAACAAGCGATCACTTCCATTCATGAAGCCGTAGTTTGGGATCCGGAAATGGAAGTTTGGGTGCATGAACTGAAGCGGCAATAG
- the mnmH gene encoding tRNA 2-selenouridine(34) synthase MnmH, with product MFHDIALDDLFALQQKEAHTLIDVRSPKEFHESTIPGSMNIPVFNNEERAEVGTIYKQVGPEAAKERGLEIFSAKLPDFIAAFRQIDTPKTVFCWRGGMRSKTAATVLDLMGIKANRLSGGFRTYRQWVVAELAKADFKPDLYVLNGYTGSGKTAILKRLAQNGYPVIDLEGMANHRGSIFGQIGLEPSNQKAFESQLVQAMLRYQDAPFVFVEGESKRIGKATLPDFFYEKKEKGLQLFIDMPMEERIHNILDDYQPWNLPEQFLEAFRIIKKRIHTPVAKQIDEDLQLGNYTNAVQLLLEYYYDPRYEYAAKQYPEDRKIHIRANNVEEALQGIESVLKQKAVH from the coding sequence ATGTTTCACGATATAGCATTAGATGACCTATTCGCTTTACAACAAAAGGAAGCACATACATTAATTGACGTCCGATCACCAAAAGAATTCCATGAATCGACCATCCCAGGGAGTATGAATATCCCGGTTTTTAATAACGAGGAACGGGCCGAGGTTGGTACGATTTATAAGCAGGTGGGACCGGAAGCAGCGAAAGAACGGGGGCTGGAGATATTCTCAGCCAAGCTCCCCGACTTTATCGCGGCATTCCGCCAAATTGATACGCCAAAGACCGTGTTTTGTTGGCGCGGCGGGATGCGGAGTAAAACTGCAGCAACCGTGCTTGATTTAATGGGCATCAAAGCAAACCGATTAAGCGGAGGATTTCGTACGTACCGCCAATGGGTCGTGGCAGAATTGGCCAAAGCAGACTTCAAACCGGATCTATACGTACTTAATGGTTATACCGGTTCAGGCAAAACTGCCATTTTAAAACGACTTGCACAAAACGGATACCCGGTCATAGACTTAGAAGGGATGGCGAATCATCGCGGCTCGATTTTTGGTCAAATCGGGCTGGAGCCAAGCAATCAGAAAGCATTTGAATCACAGCTGGTGCAAGCAATGTTGCGCTATCAGGATGCACCGTTCGTGTTTGTGGAAGGAGAAAGCAAACGGATTGGCAAGGCAACACTGCCAGACTTCTTTTATGAGAAAAAGGAAAAGGGCCTCCAATTATTTATCGACATGCCAATGGAGGAACGCATTCACAATATTTTAGATGATTATCAGCCGTGGAATTTACCGGAACAGTTCCTGGAGGCATTCCGGATCATTAAAAAACGAATTCATACCCCCGTAGCCAAGCAGATTGATGAAGATTTACAGCTTGGCAATTATACCAATGCAGTACAGTTGTTGCTGGAGTATTATTATGATCCCCGATATGAATATGCGGCGAAACAATACCCGGAGGATCGTAAAATCCATATCCGGGCGAATAATGTTGAAGAGGCACTGCAAGGGATTGAAAGCGTGTTGAAACAAAAAGCTGTTCACTAA
- the selD gene encoding selenide, water dikinase SelD: MEKTPDIKLTSLSSKGGCGCKIGPADLSQVLRSLPPTVQNPNLLVGLDTSDDAGVYKLNDETAIVQTVDFFTPIVDDPYSFGQVAAANAISDVYAMGGTPITALNIVAFPISTLDKSILAEILRGAGDKLSEAGVSLVGGHSIDDKEPKFGLAVTGVVHPDKVRTNTGAKPGDKLILTKPIGVGIYSSSIKRDLLTEEEIDRVTKVMTTLNKTASETMANYDVHACTDVTGFGLLGHASEMAQGSDVEIRIMKDQVPVLPRVKELGESGAVPGGTKNNFDHVKDIITFPETMDQMDKWILCDAVTSGGLFISVANDDADALLAELQEKGAGAKIIGEVADGKNGQITVQ; the protein is encoded by the coding sequence ATGGAAAAAACACCTGATATAAAATTAACAAGTCTGTCGTCAAAAGGTGGTTGTGGCTGTAAAATCGGACCTGCTGATTTATCACAGGTTTTGCGCTCATTGCCGCCAACTGTCCAGAATCCAAATTTGCTTGTTGGGCTGGATACAAGTGACGATGCCGGGGTATACAAATTAAATGATGAAACAGCTATTGTACAGACAGTAGACTTTTTCACACCGATCGTTGATGACCCATACAGTTTCGGCCAAGTTGCTGCAGCCAATGCCATTAGTGATGTTTATGCCATGGGTGGTACGCCGATTACAGCCCTTAATATTGTGGCATTTCCGATCTCGACATTAGATAAGAGCATTCTGGCGGAAATATTGCGTGGAGCTGGCGATAAACTATCGGAAGCAGGGGTTTCTCTTGTTGGCGGTCACTCGATTGATGATAAAGAACCTAAATTTGGTTTGGCAGTAACCGGGGTTGTCCATCCTGATAAAGTTAGAACAAATACCGGCGCAAAACCTGGCGATAAGCTCATTTTGACCAAGCCGATTGGTGTCGGCATTTATTCCTCATCGATTAAAAGGGATTTACTTACCGAAGAAGAAATCGATCGTGTTACCAAGGTGATGACTACTCTAAATAAAACAGCGTCGGAAACAATGGCGAACTATGATGTTCACGCTTGTACCGATGTCACTGGTTTTGGCCTGCTTGGTCATGCATCGGAAATGGCCCAAGGCAGTGATGTTGAAATCCGCATTATGAAAGACCAGGTTCCCGTCTTGCCACGTGTCAAAGAACTTGGTGAATCTGGTGCAGTGCCAGGTGGGACGAAAAACAATTTTGATCATGTAAAAGATATCATTACGTTCCCGGAAACAATGGATCAAATGGACAAATGGATTTTATGTGATGCCGTTACATCAGGCGGTCTGTTTATTTCCGTTGCAAACGATGATGCCGATGCTCTCCTTGCTGAATTACAAGAAAAAGGTGCGGGCGCAAAAATCATCGGAGAAGTTGCCGATGGTAAAAATGGACAAATCACTGTTCAGTAG
- a CDS encoding GntR family transcriptional regulator — MKTMKFNNRDPVYVQVIHHFKEEIATGILEPGQEIPSRRELANKLKINPNTAQRAYKEMEEEGLIYTERNLPSRITKDEQTLKAVREELIIQAVNSFVEAVHSIQVPVDEVLDLVKEKYAAKNEQEGKA; from the coding sequence ATGAAAACCATGAAGTTCAATAACCGGGATCCTGTCTATGTACAAGTGATTCATCATTTTAAAGAAGAAATTGCGACAGGCATACTGGAACCGGGACAGGAAATTCCGTCACGGCGGGAATTAGCCAACAAGTTAAAGATTAATCCCAATACTGCACAACGAGCCTATAAAGAAATGGAGGAAGAAGGGTTGATTTATACCGAGCGCAATTTGCCCAGTCGAATTACAAAAGATGAACAAACGTTAAAAGCGGTAAGGGAAGAGCTGATTATACAGGCAGTTAATTCCTTTGTTGAGGCTGTCCATTCGATACAAGTACCGGTGGATGAGGTGCTGGATTTAGTGAAGGAAAAATACGCAGCAAAAAATGAACAGGAGGGAAAAGCGTGA
- a CDS encoding IS607 family transposase, which produces MYTIDEASSILGVHPTTLRRWEKEGKITSSRTTGGHRRYAIEDLSAIKHDLKPLQDKIVIGYCRVSSSDQKEDLKRQIHTVSQYCSANGYQFRIIKDLGSGLNDDKRGLKELIRLAQSNQVEKVVVNYKDRLLRFGYELLEQICAFHHVKIEIVNHTEDKTYEQELVEDMLSIITVFSSRLYGSRSHKRKKLQQAVKQVIEDNGHAYV; this is translated from the coding sequence ATGTATACCATCGATGAAGCATCCAGCATACTTGGTGTTCATCCCACTACATTAAGAAGGTGGGAAAAAGAGGGGAAGATAACATCCTCTCGAACCACCGGTGGCCATAGAAGATATGCTATAGAAGACCTTAGTGCTATCAAGCATGATTTGAAACCACTTCAAGACAAAATTGTTATTGGGTATTGCCGCGTCTCATCATCGGACCAAAAGGAAGATTTAAAAAGGCAGATCCATACCGTTTCGCAGTATTGTTCGGCAAATGGATATCAGTTTCGTATTATAAAGGATCTGGGAAGTGGTTTGAATGACGATAAAAGAGGACTAAAAGAATTAATCCGGCTGGCGCAAAGCAATCAGGTGGAGAAAGTTGTCGTCAACTATAAAGATAGGTTACTACGTTTTGGGTATGAATTGTTGGAACAAATATGTGCCTTCCATCATGTGAAAATTGAAATCGTCAACCATACAGAGGATAAAACATATGAGCAGGAGTTAGTCGAGGATATGCTTTCCATTATTACTGTCTTTAGCAGCCGCTTGTATGGAAGCAGAAGTCATAAGCGAAAGAAACTGCAACAAGCGGTGAAACAGGTCATCGAGGACAACGGCCATGCTTACGTATAA
- a CDS encoding RNA-guided endonuclease InsQ/TnpB family protein, with amino-acid sequence MLTYNKKVRLVVTKENKQLLDSQSRMCNWLYNQLLDAVEEDYRNGKKKKLLSGRNLRNEVPKIKGENPFLFKVHSSPLKNTALRLKDAYERFFDPKLMNEKPKYRSWKKKWFSLYYDEPKKGFKLLDTNLLSLSFGKLTDEEYKELKKKDKKAKKTIKIKVGLVEAVELSETERIKTLRITKDLDSYYAIFTIEDVKEITKVKEQSFIVFDPNHKNLAVGLGSDGKSYELKSMNALLKYWDKRIDEIKSKRDKCEKFNKLVCTPNVTYFEPSKRWKRLNHALEKAQLKRREQMKTLLFSYAHYFSKRYDAIYIGDYTPTPDVAKYGTMRRAMLNQTPVGQFRRILNWVQAKSGKHYQKIDERDTTKTCCVCSHQEKKDPSIRSFTCVNCGTTLSRDINSAVNIGKKAKKRLPRAGYIGVESPMYTVWWDFKQAKIACGLTPSAGLGK; translated from the coding sequence ATGCTTACGTATAATAAAAAGGTACGGTTGGTGGTTACAAAAGAAAACAAGCAGTTACTAGATTCTCAATCCAGAATGTGCAACTGGCTGTACAATCAATTGCTTGATGCGGTGGAGGAAGATTATCGCAATGGAAAAAAGAAAAAACTGCTTTCCGGCAGAAACCTGAGGAATGAAGTACCGAAAATAAAAGGGGAAAACCCATTTTTGTTTAAAGTCCATTCCTCCCCATTGAAAAATACGGCATTACGGTTAAAAGATGCCTATGAACGATTTTTTGATCCAAAATTAATGAATGAGAAACCAAAATATCGTTCATGGAAAAAGAAGTGGTTTTCGCTATATTATGATGAACCAAAAAAAGGCTTTAAATTATTGGATACCAATCTGCTTTCCTTAAGTTTTGGCAAGTTAACAGATGAAGAATACAAGGAATTAAAGAAAAAAGATAAAAAGGCTAAGAAGACCATCAAAATCAAAGTTGGACTCGTGGAAGCGGTAGAACTAAGCGAAACGGAGAGAATCAAAACCCTTCGCATTACAAAGGATCTGGATTCGTATTATGCCATTTTTACAATAGAAGATGTCAAAGAAATCACCAAGGTGAAGGAACAATCGTTTATTGTATTTGATCCCAACCATAAGAATCTGGCGGTGGGATTAGGCAGTGATGGAAAATCATATGAATTGAAATCGATGAATGCACTGTTGAAGTATTGGGATAAACGAATCGATGAAATCAAATCAAAACGGGACAAATGTGAAAAATTTAATAAGCTGGTATGCACCCCAAACGTCACCTATTTTGAGCCAAGCAAACGTTGGAAAAGACTTAATCATGCTTTGGAAAAGGCGCAATTAAAACGTCGAGAACAAATGAAGACGCTGTTATTTAGCTATGCGCATTATTTTTCCAAGCGTTACGATGCGATCTACATTGGTGATTATACTCCGACTCCCGATGTGGCGAAATACGGGACGATGAGAAGGGCCATGTTAAATCAAACACCAGTTGGACAGTTTCGCCGTATATTAAACTGGGTGCAAGCGAAAAGTGGCAAGCATTATCAAAAGATTGATGAACGGGATACAACCAAAACCTGTTGTGTCTGTAGTCATCAGGAGAAAAAGGACCCTTCCATTCGCAGCTTTACATGTGTAAACTGCGGTACAACGCTTTCGAGAGATATCAACAGTGCAGTTAATATCGGAAAGAAAGCCAAAAAGCGATTGCCTCGCGCAGGCTACATAGGTGTGGAATCCCCTATGTATACAGTGTGGTGGGATTTTAAACAGGCAAAGATTGCTTGTGGTTTGACCCCATCTGCTGGCCTCGGGAAGTAA
- a CDS encoding short chain dehydrogenase yields MKILIVGASGTIGKKVVETLEKDHDLIRAGRNGADVQVDITSEASIRNMYETVGRVDAVINASGGANFASVSELTPELNEKGIESKLKGQINLVLLGLDHVNDNGSFTLTTGIMMDDPIRQGASAAMANGGVKAFVKSAAIEMPRGIRINSVSPNAVQESWDRLESLFQGFDPVPAQRVALAYKKSVLGAQTGQNYEVY; encoded by the coding sequence ATGAAAATACTTATCGTCGGTGCTAGTGGCACCATTGGAAAAAAGGTTGTAGAAACGTTAGAAAAAGATCATGACCTCATTCGGGCGGGAAGAAATGGTGCCGATGTACAGGTTGATATCACCTCGGAAGCCAGCATCCGCAACATGTATGAAACAGTCGGACGGGTGGATGCGGTTATTAATGCCTCTGGTGGTGCCAATTTTGCCTCTGTTTCAGAACTGACTCCGGAATTGAATGAAAAGGGAATTGAAAGCAAGCTAAAGGGGCAAATCAATTTGGTGCTTCTGGGATTAGACCATGTAAACGATAATGGGAGCTTTACACTAACAACCGGTATTATGATGGATGACCCGATTCGTCAGGGGGCTTCTGCGGCGATGGCCAACGGTGGTGTCAAGGCATTCGTTAAATCGGCCGCCATCGAAATGCCGCGGGGAATCCGGATTAATAGTGTCAGCCCTAATGCCGTTCAGGAATCCTGGGATCGGTTGGAGAGTCTCTTCCAAGGGTTTGACCCAGTTCCTGCCCAACGTGTTGCACTAGCATATAAAAAGAGTGTACTCGGGGCACAGACAGGGCAAAATTACGAGGTGTATTAA
- a CDS encoding thioredoxin family protein, with protein MEFTELTSLSAINDFIRNHQLSFLFISRPDCSVCHGLFPQVQVLMKNYPEVALGHINADQVPEIAGAFSVFTVPILLFFIDGKEYIREARIVPLDLLEEKINKIYQHMAGSSE; from the coding sequence ATGGAATTTACAGAACTAACCTCGCTTTCCGCAATAAATGACTTTATCCGAAACCATCAACTCTCCTTCCTGTTTATATCACGCCCCGACTGCAGTGTATGTCACGGTCTGTTCCCACAAGTACAAGTATTAATGAAAAATTACCCTGAAGTGGCGTTAGGTCATATCAACGCTGATCAGGTACCGGAAATAGCTGGAGCATTTTCCGTTTTTACCGTGCCCATCCTATTATTTTTTATCGATGGAAAAGAATATATCCGTGAGGCCCGAATCGTTCCGCTGGATTTGTTAGAGGAAAAAATAAATAAAATATATCAACATATGGCTGGATCATCTGAATGA
- the helD gene encoding RNA polymerase recycling motor HelD, protein MSEENENREAEQHRVNQVIEEIHQRQKKLYAKSSGLKESVIDLRQNFWEDVTVNLDEPDDVIETQASIKQQAELLSERERFHGKIGEELKTLKRLKNNPYFGRIDFRADGETTSEPIYIGIASLMDQLDEEFLVYDWRAPISSLYYDYSPGKAAYQTMSGTISGEMTLKRQFIIRNGVIKGMFDTGVTIGDKLLQQALGNNASTTMKSIVSTIQKEQNKIIRDERHRYLVVQGVAGSGKTSAALQRIAFLMYRHRETLHADNVVLFSPNPLFSSYVANVLPELGEANVRQTTFYEYLVDKIGSKLTVESPFQHMEYKLTGAQDEDYQTKMACIDYKSGITFKQHLDAFITSLAEEGLIFKNISFRKQVFVTKEQIQDYFYSLHPAIAIPNKLELVAKWLLSEIQKQQRKEKNKDWVMEQVELLDKEEYLQAHYHMQKQDQDELYADETEEDFLRERVVKKAFSGLKKRVKQFQFVHVLATYRKFFTDWSPAVAPSHWQEIKEQTIAALSKGYLAWEEATAYAYFKGCLLGDSADRSVRHLLIDEAQDYSPFQFAYIKHQFPYTRMTLLGDVNQAIYTHTIQGSPLAPAQADESYERIVLTKSYRSTKQIVDFTTQFAPEGEMIEPFNREGRKPLLVTYQGNAADPLVKTIQKLKENGHETIALICKTQQGCDELFEQLHGRWAVTRINEETRSFQKGILLLPVYLAKGIEFDAVIIPEASAKTYTTEADRTLFYTACTRAMHELVMLTDSTRNPFILEAQEDKYEVLNA, encoded by the coding sequence ATGAGTGAAGAAAACGAAAATCGGGAAGCGGAACAACACCGGGTGAACCAAGTAATTGAGGAAATTCACCAACGACAGAAAAAGTTATATGCGAAGTCATCCGGGTTAAAGGAAAGTGTTATCGATCTGCGGCAAAACTTCTGGGAGGATGTGACCGTAAATCTGGATGAACCTGATGATGTTATCGAAACACAGGCAAGTATCAAACAACAAGCAGAACTATTATCCGAACGCGAACGATTCCATGGAAAAATAGGTGAGGAATTAAAAACGTTAAAACGACTAAAAAACAATCCCTATTTTGGCCGGATTGATTTTCGAGCGGATGGGGAAACCACAAGTGAGCCGATTTATATCGGGATTGCCTCATTGATGGATCAGCTTGACGAGGAATTTCTGGTATATGATTGGCGCGCCCCAATTTCCAGCCTTTATTACGATTACTCCCCTGGAAAAGCTGCATATCAAACCATGAGCGGTACCATTTCAGGCGAGATGACGCTAAAAAGGCAATTTATTATCCGTAACGGCGTCATTAAAGGGATGTTTGATACAGGTGTTACCATTGGCGATAAACTGTTGCAACAAGCGCTTGGTAATAATGCCAGTACGACAATGAAAAGTATCGTGTCCACAATTCAAAAGGAGCAAAATAAAATCATCCGTGACGAACGGCATCGTTATCTTGTGGTTCAGGGCGTGGCTGGCAGCGGCAAAACATCCGCTGCATTACAACGAATTGCATTTTTAATGTATAGACATCGCGAGACATTACATGCTGATAATGTTGTCTTATTTTCACCAAACCCGTTGTTTAGTAGTTATGTAGCCAATGTCCTGCCTGAACTCGGAGAAGCGAATGTGCGACAAACGACTTTTTATGAATATTTGGTAGACAAAATCGGAAGTAAGCTAACCGTTGAGTCACCATTTCAACATATGGAATATAAATTAACGGGAGCACAGGATGAAGATTATCAAACAAAAATGGCATGTATTGATTATAAATCAGGTATCACGTTTAAACAGCATTTGGATGCGTTTATAACAAGTTTAGCGGAAGAAGGATTAATTTTTAAAAATATATCATTTCGTAAACAGGTATTTGTTACCAAAGAACAAATCCAAGACTATTTTTATTCCCTTCATCCGGCTATTGCCATTCCAAATAAATTAGAGCTTGTTGCCAAATGGTTGCTAAGTGAAATACAGAAGCAACAGCGTAAGGAAAAAAACAAGGATTGGGTCATGGAGCAGGTTGAGTTATTGGATAAAGAGGAATATTTGCAGGCCCATTACCATATGCAAAAGCAGGATCAGGATGAGTTATATGCGGATGAAACGGAAGAAGACTTTTTGCGGGAAAGAGTGGTAAAAAAAGCCTTTTCCGGATTGAAAAAACGCGTAAAGCAATTCCAGTTCGTGCATGTTCTGGCAACCTATCGGAAATTTTTTACCGATTGGTCGCCGGCAGTTGCTCCAAGCCATTGGCAGGAAATAAAGGAACAGACTATTGCCGCCCTTTCTAAAGGGTACTTGGCATGGGAGGAGGCAACTGCATATGCATATTTTAAAGGGTGTCTGTTAGGTGACAGTGCCGATCGATCAGTCCGTCATTTATTGATTGATGAAGCGCAGGATTATTCGCCATTTCAGTTTGCCTACATCAAGCACCAATTCCCTTATACAAGGATGACGCTGCTAGGAGACGTGAATCAGGCAATCTACACGCATACTATTCAGGGAAGCCCGCTTGCACCAGCCCAAGCGGATGAAAGTTATGAACGAATTGTCTTGACTAAGAGCTATCGATCCACCAAACAAATTGTGGACTTTACAACCCAGTTTGCTCCCGAGGGTGAAATGATCGAGCCATTTAACAGGGAGGGCAGGAAACCGCTGTTGGTTACTTACCAGGGAAATGCCGCTGATCCGCTGGTTAAAACAATACAGAAATTGAAAGAGAATGGTCATGAAACGATTGCACTTATTTGTAAAACGCAGCAAGGTTGTGACGAACTGTTTGAACAGTTACATGGCAGATGGGCTGTAACGCGGATCAATGAAGAAACCCGCTCGTTTCAAAAGGGCATTTTACTATTGCCGGTGTACTTAGCGAAAGGAATTGAATTTGATGCAGTGATTATTCCGGAAGCATCGGCCAAAACGTATACGACAGAAGCAGATCGGACGTTATTTTACACGGCTTGTACAAGAGCAATGCATGAACTGGTGATGCTAACGGATAGTACGCGCAATCCATTTATATTGGAAGCACAAGAAGATAAATATGAGGTGTTAAACGCGTAG